GCATAGACAAACCATGCGACGTTTACAAACAAGGCTGCGACCATCACCAAAACGTTAAACATCAAGAATGCAATAATGCCAATCGCCACGTTAAACCCTCTTGCGTTGGCATACAGCCCTCCGTACCGTGTCAAGCCCCACACAGCCCACAATGTGCCGTAGAGGATAAAAACAGTGCTCTCGAAGGTTTTTCCTCGGGAGAAAGTGATTGAGCCGCAGATCAGCTGCAGGACCCCGCCGGCTACCACAACCCAAGGGAGCACCAGCACGGAAAACACCGGTCCCTCTCCAACTGCGGCTGTAATAGCAAACGTAGCCAACACGCTACATGCGTGGCCTAAACCCTCAGCATCTGCATACTTGGAGTACCCCAAGTGTGGTGCATGGAGCTCATTGTTATGAAATCGGAGAGTGAAGCCCTCCCTACTGGTTACTAAGGCTTTAAAGAGGTTCTCCCCTGTAGGAATTGTCTTGGCGGAGACCATGTTGTATGTTGTTATTAAAAGCATGCAGGCAGAGCCAATAAATATAACCGCCTGTACAACTTGACTTCCTTTCTGGAAAAAGCCTAGAGGGTGAGAAGCAATTGCTATACAATAGGCAACAAATAAAAGATGATAGATGGCCTCCAACAAGCTCTTTTGACAGCTGAACATTGTCAGGGTGAAGAAAAGCAGAGAGAAGACGACTGGAAAGGGAACAGGAGAGAGGGGCTCGATGGAGTAGATTGACAGGAGACCACTGTAGCCTTCTGCAAACTTCAGCACTGCAGAGAAGCCGTAAAAAGTAGCAGCAAGTGGATCCAACGCTCGGTAGAAGATGACGCACATTCCGACCTGGAACACGCCTGCCGTCCACAACCAAGGGACATGGCCAGCAGAGAGTCGAGGGACCACGCCTAAGAGAGGACACGCCAACACTGAGGCCGACAGCAAATTCATCACCACGCCCACTGACACGGCGTCACCACACTCGCGCCGGTTCTCCGTTTTGAGCTCGGCTTTTGTCTTGACACTAGTCCATGGAAGTTTCACTCTTCCGTGAGTAATAGTGGCTAacaaatgtcctaaaccaaagtAACCGCCCATCAGACAGACAAGAAGATAGTTTGCAGCCATGGCGGTCTGGCCAAAACCTTCCACCGATAGCTTGGTGATTTGATGGACAGAAGCTAAGCTGATGCTAATAGCAatgacaaacaaaaacacttttctggCCAGTAACGCAACACCAGCGATGACAAACAGGGCTAATGCAAACGCGGCCACGCCAGGGACTAATGAAGACCTAAGGTCTTTGGGCTCAAGCATTCCTTGTCCCGTCAGGATGTACACTAGACTGGTGGCACACCATAGGGCCGAAACTGTCAGACACAGGGAGGAGAACAACTGCCCCCCGGAGAGGATCCGACACACAccttgaaaaaaaacacatcacaaTTTGACTTTGAAAAATATAATCTAAAATTATAATTTTTGAAAGTTTTGAACCAACCTGCATAAGCTACGGTGGCAGAAAAGATGAGGAGCAGAAACCCCAGTGCGGTTTGAGGGATGAAATCATTTTGAGGGGAGCTGCCATAGTCATTTACCAAAAGTAGGAGACAACCTTAAGACAAAAGAATAGAGCATCAAGTTAAATTATGCACAGTTGATTTACAGGTCAGGTGTTCCACAAGGCTCAATCTTAGAGTACCTGCTGGTCTTAAACTATTATGTTAGTCTCTTGGCATCAACGGCACTGAATAAGTTATCAAGACAAACAGTATAAACACActtaacacacaaaaaaattgtagTTAAAAAATGAAGCTCAATGTATTAAAATAATTTCACCTAGTGATGATGAGTAATATGTGATCATACTATATTGTTGGAACCATTTGTCAAAATATTATCACTTATTTTGTAATAAATGTTGGATTCATACTGTTCACATGATAAATTGACaaaggtcattaaaaaaaaaaatattacagtaGTTTCCTCATGTAAATGCTTAGCTCAAAAGGACAACCAAACATGATTTTAAATTAAgtaatactagtccttctcaaaaaattagcatattgtgataaagttaattattttctttaatgtactgataaacattagactttcatatagtttagattcattacacacaactgaagtagttcaagccttttattgttttaatattgatgattttggcaaaaaagtcaagaaaaaaaaaatccctatctcaaaaaaataataaagaactCTAAAGAGTACtctaaggtactctaaagaggctactaacctaatcatctgaatcatcgAATTAACTCACAAcaactgcgaaagattcctgaggcttttaaaacctcccagcctggttcattactcaaaccgcaatcatgggcaagactgccgacctgactgctctcCAGaagtgctcacagtgccaaaaccactggtaaatagtttactgaccatggcattactgtgctgtgCTCAATTGACCTGCTAACTCTCCTgatctgaaccccatagagaatctgtggaatattgtgaagaggaagttgagagactccagacccaacactgtgaatGAGCACCGCTATCGAAGCGTCCTGGGCTTccgtaacacctcagcagtgccacaggctgattgcctccatgccacgctgcattgaagcagtcatttctgcaaaagggttcccgaccaagtattgagtgcatagctgatataattaattgaaggttgacttttttgtattaaaaaacaattttttgtattggtcggatgaaatatgagaATTTTgtggatagggatttttgggttttcttgacttttttttgccaaaatcatcaatattaaaacaataaaaggcttgaactacttcagttgtgtgtaatgactaaaatatatgaaagtctaatgtttatcagtactttacagaaaataatgaccaTTATCACAATATTGTGCTAttcttttttagaaggactagtatataaaatattttggcAAAGACTGTTTTATTTCAAAAGTAATCTTACAAAATGACAATAAAATCATGTCAAATGTTTGATTCCCAATTATCACACGCTAATATAACAAGTTATTTCAAATGTAAACAAGTATATAAAGTATGCTGTATTTCGCAAATGGTTGTGTCTTTGTGAAAAGAGTTCAGAAGAGTGACTTTCAGAGGGCTCTGGTTCAGCGCTTAAATCTGTAATTGAATACAGTATTACTAttgaaatgtatattttttcaattgcatttaaaaatatacaaaCGAAAAGCTTACCGCCCGAAATGCCCAATATACCAACAGACACATGCAGCTGAGCCATTGTAGAGAGAGTGGA
This Corythoichthys intestinalis isolate RoL2023-P3 chromosome 11, ASM3026506v1, whole genome shotgun sequence DNA region includes the following protein-coding sequences:
- the si:ch211-153b23.4 gene encoding uncharacterized protein si:ch211-153b23.4, whose translation is WPASEQTGCLLLLVNDYGSSPQNDFIPQTALGFLLLIFSATVAYAGVCRILSGGQLFSSLCLTVSALWCATSLVYILTGQGMLEPKDLRSSLVPGVAAFALALFVIAGVALLARKVFLFVIAISISLASVHQITKLSVEGFGQTAMAANYLLVCLMGGYFGLGHLLATITHGRVKLPWTSVKTKAELKTENRRECGDAVSVGVVMNLLSASVLACPLLGVVPRLSAGHVPWLWTAGVFQVGMCVIFYRALDPLAATFYGFSAVLKFAEGYSGLLSIYSIEPLSPVPFPVVFSLLFFTLTMFSCQKSLLEAIYHLLFVAYCIAIASHPLGFFQKGSQVVQAVIFIGSACMLLITTYNMVSAKTIPTGENLFKALVTSREGFTLRFHNNELHAPHLGYSKYADAEGLGHACSVLATFAITAAVGEGPVFSVLVLPWVVVAGGVLQLICGSITFSRGKTFESTVFILYGTLWAVWGLTRYGGLYANARGFNVAIGIIAFLMFNVLVMVAALFVNVAWFVYALTFQLIIMSFLMDALDVLPYGYDIGVSLIFGLVSFYSFVAHSFNSTFQYPQIPLGKPLIKLNGVVRSEPICPHLPARKATSVQQIADIMKNGGICGMPTDTVYVLVAACNRPDAVVKAYKVKKQAQDRPMSIWLSSIKQLDSVRHLLSPLLLDFMEAAWPSSISMVIPRGPWMDAFGLGDAAKHIGTPQSIAIRNPDCSVATHLIDLVGPVAVTSANPTGEADTTHHNQVYAKLGDKVDGVLCDGPSPENIASTVVDCTKIEKGQIGFFREGLISKDKVLQIYAKVQRQHRQGQTNPVFETDQPETEMELPSPEESGRL